In Flavobacterium piscisymbiosum, the sequence TGTATAAGAGCCATTCCATGCTAAAGATTTCGGAACTGCTTTATCTAATGTCAATGCTCCGTTTTTAAAATGAAAAGCTTTAATTCCGTCTGGTTTTTCTAAAGTTATTTCACCACTCTTTGTGAAATTTCCGCCAATAGCAACTTTATTCGAAATTGTATTTATGGATGAACTATTTGAAATTTTACTTGCATCAAGATCGACCAATAACTTCTTAGTGCTTTTTACAGCAGGAGGTATTTTCGATGGTACATTTTTTAATGCTAACGGAAGATTAAATAATGAACTATACACTTTAATGTTCCAGACTGCAGCGTAAAGTCCAACTTTTTCAGTCGCTAAAACAGTAAGTTTTATATAACGCGCCGTTACGTCATTATCATCAATCATTGGACTTCCGGCGGTGCTGTTTTTAGATTTATCAGCATATAGTAACCAGTTTTTTCCATTTACGGAATACTCCAGTTTGTATTGGTAATAATAACTCGCAAATTCAAATTGCGTCATTACTCTTTTTATGGTTTGAACAGTTCCCAAATCGATGGTTAAATCCTGAGGTGATGTGTTATTCGCCGCTTTCCACATCGTAGCGTTATTATCATCAGTTGCATACGAGGGTTTATAATCGTAATCGTATTGAGTCGATTTTAAATGATAATAAGATGAAGCTGTTGTTTTTGATCCGAAAGCAATATCCTTTGGTACAGTAGATTTAACAAGATCACTTATACCTTTACTTGTAGGTACTACTTTTTGTATGGTCGAATCATTTTCGAAAATCATTTTATCGATACAAACCTGTCTGGCAAGTCCGCCTCGAGTCATAGGATAATCGTGTTTATGATACACAATATAATAATCGTCTTTATCTTGTAATACAGAATGATGACCGGGACCATGAACGGTTTGGTCTTCATTGGTACTCAAAATTGGATTGTTTTGTCCAGGCGTAAAAGGTCCGTATGGCGAATCGGCATAAGAATAACGAACATTATAAGTTTCGTCATGACAAGAAGCACCGGAATACATTAAAATGTATTTAGACCCTTTTTTCATCATATAAGCCGCTTCAAAAGGCGCAGGAGTTTGCGCAAGCGGAATATTGGTCGAATGAACCATTTCTCCCATCGTTTTTTTGTTTAATTCTCCAACAGCGTATCCGCCGTTGTAATGCACCCAGGTTCCCCAATAACCATATATTTTACCATCGGTGTCTTTAAAAAACTGCGCATCCAGAGACGGATAACCTTCTCTTGGATATCCGTTTGAAATTACGGGAACATCCTGTTCGCTTAATTTTTTCCACGGACCAACAGGAGTATCTGCAACATAACCGTAAATATTACAGCCTATTTCGCAATTTCCAAAATACAAATAATATTTACCATCGTCTCCTTCTACAATATCCGGAGCCCAGAAATTCGTAATCGATTTTGCTGAAAATGAAGGAATTTCCATAATATAATTGAACCAATTCTTGAAGTCTTTACTATACCAGACTGTAGGCGCGCCAGATGCCAGCATTTCATTATCTGTAGTGGCATAGATATAATAAATATCGCCAAACTTTTTAATGGTAGGATCAGCAAACCAACCCGGCAAAATAGGATTTCCGGCTCCGGGTGTGTTTACAGGGATATCTTTTTGAGCAAAAACAGTTCCTGTAAAGACAAGTATGATAAGACTGTAAAATAGTTTCTTTTTCAGCATTGTAATTATTTTAGCAATATTAAATGGCACGCAGATCACACGGATTTGCTTTGCAAAAACGCGGATTTGTACGGATTTTTTATTTTATGTTCAAAAAACTTCATTGGTAGCGGAGCCGAGACTTTTTATAAAAACGAGGGCTTCGACTCCGCTCAGCCTGACAAG encodes:
- a CDS encoding family 43 glycosylhydrolase → MLKKKLFYSLIILVFTGTVFAQKDIPVNTPGAGNPILPGWFADPTIKKFGDIYYIYATTDNEMLASGAPTVWYSKDFKNWFNYIMEIPSFSAKSITNFWAPDIVEGDDGKYYLYFGNCEIGCNIYGYVADTPVGPWKKLSEQDVPVISNGYPREGYPSLDAQFFKDTDGKIYGYWGTWVHYNGGYAVGELNKKTMGEMVHSTNIPLAQTPAPFEAAYMMKKGSKYILMYSGASCHDETYNVRYSYADSPYGPFTPGQNNPILSTNEDQTVHGPGHHSVLQDKDDYYIVYHKHDYPMTRGGLARQVCIDKMIFENDSTIQKVVPTSKGISDLVKSTVPKDIAFGSKTTASSYYHLKSTQYDYDYKPSYATDDNNATMWKAANNTSPQDLTIDLGTVQTIKRVMTQFEFASYYYQYKLEYSVNGKNWLLYADKSKNSTAGSPMIDDNDVTARYIKLTVLATEKVGLYAAVWNIKVYSSLFNLPLALKNVPSKIPPAVKSTKKLLVDLDASKISNSSSINTISNKVAIGGNFTKSGEITLEKPDGIKAFHFKNGALTLDKAVPKSLAWNGSYTVATWVKNPEVAKEGEILASWCDRNEFNLANSYNALAYNSSNYGAAPHLDGHFDMRYNTIPEANKWHYIVLTFDGVVEKIYVDGVLDNSQNMLLSSAIDKAKIIIGASDIGENFSGFMASLRLYDYAIDQKGVLELMKQTKPKTE